One genomic segment of Nitrospirota bacterium includes these proteins:
- the hpt gene encoding hypoxanthine phosphoribosyltransferase, producing the protein MERIFGKPLITQKAIEKRVKELGAQITADYDGKDVLLICLLKGAYTFFADLVRNVHLPVMVDFMMVSSYRDRSVSSGSVNIIQELSVSIEGKDVLLVEDIIDSGLTLDYIYQTLKTKKPESLKLCVLLDKSERRKHKVPIEYLGFTIPNKFIIGYGLDYKDKYRNLPYIAVLDKSEVE; encoded by the coding sequence ATGGAACGCATTTTTGGTAAACCTCTCATTACACAGAAGGCGATAGAAAAGAGAGTGAAAGAGCTTGGGGCGCAAATCACCGCTGATTATGACGGCAAAGACGTGCTGCTGATCTGTTTACTAAAGGGGGCCTACACCTTTTTTGCCGATCTGGTTAGAAATGTTCATTTACCAGTAATGGTTGATTTCATGATGGTGTCAAGTTATAGAGACCGGTCTGTATCCAGCGGTTCAGTAAATATCATTCAGGAATTATCAGTTTCTATTGAAGGAAAAGACGTACTTCTTGTTGAAGATATTATTGATTCAGGATTGACCCTGGATTATATATATCAGACCCTTAAGACAAAAAAACCTGAGTCGTTAAAATTGTGCGTCCTTCTTGATAAGTCTGAAAGAAGAAAGCATAAAGTTCCAATCGAATATCTTGGGTTTACTATTCCAAATAAATTCATAATCGGTTATGGCCTCGATTATAAGGACAAATATCGTAACCTGCCATATATTGCTGTCCTGGATAAGAGTGAGGTTGAATAA
- the rsmI gene encoding 16S rRNA (cytidine(1402)-2'-O)-methyltransferase, with protein MTDKPASGTLYIVSTPIGNLEDITLRALKVLGSVRIIAAEDTRHTQRLLHHYDIHTPQTSYHDHNKEEKSAILIAKLKEGLDIALVSDAGTPGISDPGYYLINRAIDDNIRITPVPGPTASIAALSISGLPTDAFVFEGFLPAKKAARQKRFREICSERRTIIMFDTPRRVSSSLEDIAEILGNRRVVLTRELTKMFEEVIRGRVINVMEKIRGRVLKGEITIIIEGAHEETAFDVADLTGCLKRMMQKEGLSLKDAVGKASKELNLPRSKVYSEALKIHRSPSITTRK; from the coding sequence ATGACTGATAAACCTGCGTCAGGAACCCTCTACATCGTCAGTACTCCAATAGGTAATCTTGAGGATATTACTCTGAGGGCATTGAAGGTCCTTGGGAGTGTCCGGATAATTGCTGCAGAAGATACCCGTCACACGCAGAGATTGCTTCACCACTATGATATACATACCCCGCAGACCAGTTATCATGATCACAATAAAGAAGAAAAGTCTGCAATCCTTATTGCCAAATTAAAAGAGGGCCTTGATATTGCACTGGTTTCTGATGCAGGGACCCCCGGTATTTCTGATCCCGGATATTACCTTATAAACAGGGCGATAGATGATAATATAAGGATAACACCAGTCCCTGGTCCCACTGCGTCTATTGCAGCCCTGTCAATCTCAGGGCTTCCGACAGATGCCTTTGTCTTCGAAGGCTTTCTGCCTGCCAAAAAGGCGGCACGTCAGAAAAGGTTCAGGGAGATTTGCTCAGAACGACGTACCATTATTATGTTTGATACACCCCGGCGGGTATCTTCATCACTTGAAGACATTGCAGAGATTCTGGGTAACAGGCGTGTAGTACTTACAAGAGAGCTTACCAAGATGTTTGAAGAGGTCATTAGAGGCAGGGTAATAAATGTCATGGAAAAGATCAGGGGAAGAGTCTTGAAGGGTGAGATCACTATAATAATAGAAGGAGCGCATGAAGAAACTGCTTTTGACGTTGCAGACTTGACTGGCTGTCTGAAAAGGATGATGCAGAAGGAAGGGCTCAGTCTCAAGGATGCGGTTGGCAAGGCATCAAAAGAGCTGAATCTTCCCAGGAGTAAGGTATACAGTGAGGCGCTTAAGATCCATAGATCACCTTCAATTACCACTCGTAAATAA
- a CDS encoding bifunctional riboflavin kinase/FAD synthetase, translated as MNIIRGIAAIPNGLDNTVVTIGNFDGVHLGHQELLKRVIKRADEINAVSVVITFEPHPAKVLRPDKAPCQLISLQEKIELFQSYGINVVICIEFTPEFAGKSPDEFAEEILCNKIGARVIIVGANYRFGKGQTGDINYLRQKGKMLGFEVEVVDPVEIGGNRVSSSRIREHLSKGEVDMAAGLLGRDYSINGVVMPGHHRGVVLGYPTANIYTVYEAIPKNGIYAVRVLRGHVVLDGACYIGNQPTFAGEKIGIEVFLFDFNGELYHEHLTVQFVKLIRDEKKFDNEEELIQQIKDDVIRAKEVLIEEAMRMKKQ; from the coding sequence TTGAATATTATCAGGGGTATTGCCGCTATTCCTAATGGTCTCGACAATACGGTCGTGACAATAGGAAACTTTGACGGGGTTCATCTTGGGCATCAGGAACTCCTGAAAAGGGTAATCAAGCGCGCCGATGAGATAAATGCCGTCAGCGTTGTTATTACTTTTGAGCCTCACCCCGCAAAGGTGTTAAGACCGGACAAGGCGCCGTGTCAATTAATATCCCTTCAGGAAAAGATAGAACTTTTTCAGTCGTATGGTATCAATGTTGTAATCTGTATTGAGTTTACTCCTGAATTTGCCGGAAAATCTCCTGATGAATTTGCAGAGGAGATTCTCTGCAATAAGATCGGTGCAAGGGTCATTATTGTCGGGGCAAACTACAGGTTTGGAAAAGGTCAGACAGGGGATATTAACTATCTGCGTCAAAAGGGAAAGATGCTGGGCTTTGAAGTCGAAGTGGTAGACCCTGTTGAAATCGGCGGGAACAGGGTCAGCAGTTCAAGGATTAGGGAGCACCTCTCTAAAGGTGAGGTTGACATGGCAGCAGGTCTTCTGGGGAGAGACTATTCAATAAATGGCGTAGTTATGCCTGGTCATCACCGCGGGGTGGTATTAGGCTACCCTACGGCAAACATCTATACTGTTTATGAGGCGATTCCAAAAAACGGAATTTATGCAGTCAGGGTCTTACGGGGGCACGTTGTTTTAGACGGTGCATGTTACATAGGAAATCAGCCGACATTTGCCGGAGAAAAGATTGGCATAGAGGTATTTCTCTTTGACTTCAACGGAGAACTATACCACGAGCACCTGACGGTTCAGTTTGTTAAATTAATCAGGGATGAAAAGAAATTTGATAACGAGGAAGAGTTAATACAACAGATAAAGGATGATGTTATAAGGGCAAAGGAAGTGTTGATAGAAGAAGCAATGAGAATGAAGAAGCAATGA
- the tilS gene encoding tRNA lysidine(34) synthetase TilS, which yields MSNENALIKKVRETIKHFKMLEYGDNVLVAVSSGPDSVCLLHVLKELQDENNLSLNIAHLNHGFRGEEAEDDARFVQDMGDSLGIPVIAEYSDIPAYARAERISKQEAAREVRYRFLSSASDKTGADRIALGHTADDQAETFLMRLLRGSGSHGLSGIPPVRGMIIRPLIGVLRKEISEYLSSYNIRCRIDSSNLSPVYLRNKIRLELIPYLAKEYNPNIMNTIIRSLNVLRDEDIFLENYVKTMFRDVVKNQADGIIQFDVKRFNACEKPVKRRLVRCAVEFLKGSEGIALSFQHVEEALSLLYHNRSGEINLPAGVVAERRGDLFSIYLQSSVISTPQYALTVRIPGDTIVHEAGIKINTTIRSSLFPKRGTQDKAETGRDTAYFDINKFTEPLIVRNRREGDFFCPQGMGGKRKKIKEYFIDLKISRKDKERIPILTSPEGIMWVAGYRMDERFGVTQATEKVLEVRAEKIAA from the coding sequence ATGAGCAATGAGAATGCCCTGATAAAAAAAGTCCGGGAAACGATTAAGCACTTCAAAATGCTTGAATACGGCGATAACGTGCTTGTAGCCGTCTCCTCAGGTCCTGACTCGGTCTGTCTCCTCCATGTATTAAAGGAATTACAGGATGAAAATAACCTCTCCCTTAATATTGCTCATCTGAATCATGGATTCCGGGGTGAAGAGGCGGAGGACGATGCCAGGTTTGTTCAGGATATGGGAGATTCGCTTGGCATACCGGTTATTGCAGAATATTCGGATATCCCTGCCTATGCCAGGGCAGAGCGTATATCAAAACAGGAGGCTGCACGAGAGGTGCGTTACAGATTCCTCAGTTCCGCATCTGATAAGACCGGGGCAGACAGGATAGCCCTTGGTCATACTGCGGATGACCAGGCTGAGACATTCCTCATGAGGCTCCTCAGGGGCTCAGGGTCTCATGGTCTTTCCGGTATCCCGCCTGTCAGGGGGATGATCATAAGGCCCCTTATCGGGGTCCTTCGGAAAGAGATCAGTGAGTACCTATCCTCTTATAATATACGTTGCAGGATTGACTCCTCTAACCTGAGCCCGGTTTATCTTAGAAACAAGATCCGCTTGGAACTCATACCTTATCTTGCAAAGGAATATAATCCTAATATCATGAATACAATCATAAGGAGTTTAAATGTATTAAGGGATGAGGACATATTTCTTGAGAATTATGTTAAGACAATGTTCCGGGATGTAGTAAAAAATCAGGCAGATGGTATTATACAGTTTGATGTCAAGAGGTTTAACGCTTGTGAAAAACCGGTAAAAAGAAGATTGGTGAGATGTGCCGTAGAATTTCTTAAGGGGTCAGAGGGTATTGCATTATCCTTTCAGCATGTTGAAGAGGCCCTTTCACTGTTGTATCATAACAGGTCGGGGGAAATTAATTTACCTGCCGGAGTAGTGGCTGAGAGAAGAGGAGATTTATTCAGCATATATTTACAGTCATCGGTTATATCAACTCCACAATATGCTTTAACAGTAAGAATTCCCGGAGATACTATAGTGCATGAGGCCGGTATAAAAATTAACACTACAATACGATCGTCTCTTTTTCCGAAGAGAGGTACGCAGGATAAGGCAGAGACCGGCAGAGATACTGCATATTTTGATATTAATAAATTTACGGAACCCTTGATTGTCAGAAACCGCAGAGAAGGTGATTTCTTTTGCCCGCAGGGAATGGGGGGAAAGAGAAAAAAGATAAAAGAATATTTTATTGATTTAAAAATATCCCGAAAAGACAAAGAGAGGATACCGATACTTACTTCACCCGAAGGTATCATGTGGGTTGCCGGATACAGGATGGATGAAAGATTCGGGGTGACGCAGGCAACGGAAAAGGTACTGGAAGTCAGGGCCGAAAAAATTGCGGCATAG